In Colletotrichum lupini chromosome 6, complete sequence, a single window of DNA contains:
- a CDS encoding six-hairpin glycosidase, which yields MIKAAIFILFGGIAAAIDLTSQDFRISINDNTGAIDEITDPHFENVMNWVSTGSNAPWLPAGSRWGLGYTDLGQDSLHRNFWNFPQITKHDNTINAVYNAGPLELSVSRSINHANQSFTESYTFTNKGATPLKLDSRGTTSLAIYTPFNDHYTNTSDCVEARSHAHVWAFGGASCWVKLNQMGGKYRNLGFVLTQGALVGYSIEARDPVTLSNTRGVFLLHPSLPTLEPGASSTVAWRWFWHRDWDGFFKKSAAHSEQLVRVETDNYTSITRETGSISLSGAFINANTKVSGQAVQCDGNTCYFNFTAGRPGRMNLVVTTEKGYNSTVFLNVIPKYHDLISSRVKFIIENQQDLTPETPAEGAYRVFDNQANAIATWDTSTDRNPGRERVGMGILIARWLKKNPDNVELRQSLEKYYTYVSTKLQEENGFVRDRPIGMDGSKKRLYNWPWVLQFHITVAALDLNLTGAVAEKTPLERFMLTLENFYAEGGGALYAIGLPILESLRALEKHGNEEWLERAKELFLAHGENIAKRGLDYPSFEVNFEQSIVAPAAVMLLELWRYTGNDKWLEAGKLHLDALLLFAGKQPDYRLHDVAIRHWDGYWFGKDRMWGDTFPHYWSTLNGIALHHYGKGLKNDTLGEVAAALKAANGIIRNNLALFEADGRASCAYIYPTSVNGRAGNYKDPYANDQDWVLAHLLQIEEDDAFDKK from the coding sequence ATGATCAAGGCGGCCATCTTCATTCTTTTCGGCGGTATCGCCGCGGCCATCGACCTGACAAGCCAAGATTTCCGTATAAGCATCAACGACAACACCGGCGCAATCGACGAAATCACTGATCCGCACTTCGAAAATGTCATGAACTGGGTTAGTACCGGCTCTAACGCGCCCTGGCTTCCAGCCGGCAGCCGTTGGGGTCTAGGCTATACAGACCTGGGCCAAGACTCCCTCCATCGTAACTTCTGGAATTTCCCCCAAATCACGAAGCACGACAACACCATCAACGCAGTCTACAACGCCGGGCCCTTGGAACTTTCCGTCAGCCGAAGCATCAACCACGCAAATCAATCCTTCACTGAATCCTACACTTTCACAAACAAAGGCGCCACACCTCTCAAACTGGACAGCCGAGGAACAACGTCTTTGGCCATCTACACTCCTTTCAATGACCATTACACAAATACGAGCGATTGCGTCGAGGCGCGCTCGCATGCTCATGTATGGGCGTTTGGGGGTGCTTCTTGCTGGGTTAAGCTGAACCAAATGGGCGGGAAATATCGGAATCTTGGATTTGTCTTGACGCAAGGCGCGCTGGTGGGTTACAGTATCGAGGCCCGCGACCCAGTTACGCTGTCCAACACGCGAGGCGTGTTCCTACTTCACCCTTCCCTTCCAACTCTGGAACCAGGTGCGTCGAGCACAGTCGCGTGGAGGTGGTTCTGGCATCGCGATTGGGATGGTTTCTTCAAAAAGAGCGCCGCGCACTCCGAGCAGCTCGTGCGGGTCGAGACAGACAACTACACCTCTATCACCAGAGAGACGGGTTCCATCTCTCTCTCCGGTGCCTTTATCAATGCCAACACGAAAGTCAGTGGCCAAGCAGTGCAATGCGATGGCAATACCTGCTACTTCAACTTCACCGCCGGGCGTCCAGGCCGGATGAATCTTGTAGTCACCACGGAGAAGGGCTACAATTCCACAGTCTTCCTCAACGTCATCCCAAAATACCACGACTTGATTTCCAGCCGCGTTAAATTCATCATCGAGAACCAACAAGACCTCACGCCCGAAACTCCAGCAGAGGGAGCCTATCGCGTCTTCGATAACCAAGCCAACGCCATCGCGACATGGGATACATCCACAGACCGGAATCCCGGCCGCGAACGTGTGGGGATGGGGATTCTCATCGCACGCTGGCTAAAGAAGAACCCCGACAACGTTGAGTTGCGACAGTCTCTGGAgaagtactatacttatgTGTCGACTAAGCTGCAGGAGGAAAATGGGTTTGTCCGCGATAGGCCGATCGGAATGGATGGCAGCAAGAAGCGCTTGTATAACTGGCCCTGGGTTCTCCAGTTTCACATTACAGTTGCTGCTCTCGACCTTAATTTGACCGGCGCAGTAGCTGAGAAGACACCACTTGAGCGCTTTATGCTCACCCTGGAGAACTTTTACGCTGAAGGCGGCGGCGCGTTGTACGCTATTGGCCTCCCCATTCTAGAAAGCCTGCGCGCACTCGAAAAGCACGGAAACGAAGAATGGCTAGAGAGAGCTAAGGAATTGTTCCTCGCCCATGGAGAGAATATCGCGAAACGAGGACTGGATTATCCGTCGTTCGAGGTCAACTTTGAACAGTCCATTGTCGCCCCCGCCGCTGTGATGCTCCTTGAACTCTGGCGCTATACAGGCAATGACAAGTGGCTGGAAGCTGGCAAGCTACATCTTGATGCCCTTCTACTCTTTGCGGGCAAACAGCCCGACTATCGCCTCCACGACGTCGCGATCCGCCACTGGGACGGCTACTGGTTCGGAAAGGATCGTATGTGGGGAGATACATTTCCCCACTACTGGAGTACGCTGAACGGCATCGCACTGCATCACTACGGAAAGGGCTTGAAGAACGACACCCTAGGCGAGGTAGCGGCGGCCTTGAAGGCGGCCAACGGTATCATTCGAAATAATCTTGCTTTGTTTGAGGCGGATGGGCGCGCATCGTGTGCGTACATTTACCCGACCTCCGTCAACGGCCGAGCTGGGAACTACAAGGATCCCTACGCAAATGACCAGGACTGGGTGTTAGCTCACCTATTGCAGATCGAGGAGGATGATGCCTTTGATAAAAAGTGA